Below is a genomic region from bacterium.
GCAGCCTCTATGCTTTGCGCCATCTCTTCACGGCAGCCTGTCACCAGGATCACCGGCAGGCTGGGACAACGCTCCCTGATCTCCTTAAGGACATCCAGACCACTGAGGCCGTTGAGCTTCATATCCAGAAGCACCACAAGGGAATCCG
It encodes:
- a CDS encoding response regulator; this encodes DSLVVLLDMKLNGLSGLDVLKEIRERCPSLPVILVTGCREEMAQSIEAALKIGAYTCLYKPFQIEELLQLLAEINRQKLALILGLTIKKK